From Aspergillus fumigatus Af293 chromosome 5, whole genome shotgun sequence, a single genomic window includes:
- a CDS encoding non-ribosomal peptide synthetase, translating to MSILDTTKDLSALFTKQVRATPDAPALEDDSTTYTYAELDTEVDALAQRLRSYGVGRDSLVGVLLPRSAHYVIACLAALRAGGAFLVLELAYPPDLLADVLEDAKPVVVVTHRAEAKKVKADVPLIALDEPATHANGHTKEPSTPLPAEDDLDRLAFVSYSSGTTGKPKGIANPHRAPVLSYNLRFGVQDLQPGDRVACNVFFIWEILRPLLRGATVVAVPDDVSYDPAALVDLLAAKRITETLMTPTLLATVLARHHDLGAQLPHLRTLWLNGEVVTTDLARRAIKALPSTRLLNCYSACETHEIACGDIREMLDDNAPYCPVGPPLDLKHTYILGEDGKAVPEGESGELFVGGPLLARGYLNLPDTTAKAFTADPFDATPGARLYRTGDRARILPSGLLEITGRVGAMIKLRGYSVVPGKVENEIVKHLAVSHCAVIAHGEGLDRKLVAYIVRDQDSTDDRPVVQINLSGHSPAARQTLAPYLAHYMIPALWVEMDELPTHEVSGKVDLKRLPSPPAPTPVNGNGTKEKDPIGIDHVAAIWATTLRTPKALLKPTDNFFDLGGHSLSLAELASKFSREFGFRVPIARLAENSTLTGHLETVRAIRDGHTAAVQADLPAVLRADATLDEDIRPSGDVKIRSVTDAQTVLLTGVTGFLGAFLLHDLLETTSAHIICLVRFNEPADDDQPGGVARIRRNLLDLGLWRDSIMERVEILPGNLSRSRFGLSPEAFDELAARVDVIVHAAATVNLVYPYAALRGPNVGGTREILRLASKGGATVQYVSTNGVLPPSSEKGWPEDAMLPVEDVPSKLLDGYGQTKWVAEQLVLEAGRRGLPVKIHRAGTISGHSVTGAANAWDLLSALIVESIKLGYAPDVDGWRAEMTPVDFVSKAIVHLATQTQAGQTIFHLGDPDPVDTRRVFDALSELGYPTKRLGWDEWVALWTEKQGSVKGGDGAFTVDILRSGMPTVEFLRGIVVLDNAATKPFRAVVERPRVDRALLETYTRHWFARGWLPKAPARLAKPVAAIRGPLNGRVAVITGASSGIGAAVATALVREGCHVALAARRMDALESLQRRLSGQGSKILIQRTDVTDRAQVEALMQAASEQLGPVDILVSCAGVMYYTMMANVKTDEWERTVDVNCKGLLHCLSATVPGMLARGSGHIVAISSDAGRKVFPGLGVYSASKFFVEATLQSLRLETAGMGLRVTAVQPGNTATDLLGMSTDAEAIKKYGEPSGAKILDPEDVANSIVYALRQPAHVAVNEVLIEPRDEPI from the coding sequence ATGTCTATCCTCGATACCACAAAAGACCTCTCGGCCCTGTTTACCAAGCAGGTCCGTGCGACCCCCGATGCCCCTGCACTAGAAGATGATTCCACCACATACACCTATGCCGAACTAGATACCGAAGTGGATGCTCTGGCCCAGCGTCTGCGAAGCTATGGGGTCGGACGAGACAGCCTGGTTGGCGTGCTTCTCCCTCGGAGCGCGCATTATGTGATCGCCTGCCTGGCCGCTCTGCGTGCAGGAGGAGCATTCCTTGTTCTCGAGCTGGCTTATCCTCCTGATCTCCTGGCAGACGTCCTGGAAGACGCGAAGCCGGTGGTCGTGGTGACTCACCGCGCCGAAGCAAAGAAGGTCAAAGCCGATGTGCCGTTGATCGCTCTGGACGAGCCCGCGACCCATGCCAACGGACACACCAAGGAACCATCGACTCCTCTGCCAGCTGAGGACGACCTTGATCGACTCGCCTTTGTCTCGTATTCCTCAGGAACTACGGGCAAACCCAAGGGAATTGCCAACCCGCATCGAGCGCCTGTGCTTTCGTATAATCTCCGATTCGGCGTGCAGGATCTGCAGCCCGGTGATCGCGTGGCCTGCAATGTCTTCTTTATCTGGGAGATTCTGCGCCCTCTGTTGCGCGGTGCCACTGTTGTGGCAGTGCCAGACGATGTGAGCTACGACCCGGCAGCCCTGGTTGATCTCCTGGCCGCCAAACGCATCACCGAAACTCTCATGACGCCAACGTTGCTGGCCACCGTACTCGCGCGTCACCACGATCTCGGTGCTCAGTTGCCCCATCTCCGCACATTGTGGTTGAACGGTGAGGTGGTCACGACCGATCTCGCTCGACGGGCCATCAAGGCCCTGCCGTCCACCCGGCTACTGAATTGCTACAGCGCCTGCGAAACACATGAGATTGCGTGCGGCGATATTCGAGAAATGCTCGATGACAATGCCCCATATTGTCCCGTGGGCCCCCCGCTGGATCTGAAGCACACCTATATTCTGGGTGAAGATGGCAAGGCCGTTCCCGAGGGCGAGAGCGGCGAGCTTTTTGTTGGCGGGCCCCTTCTTGCCCGCGGATACCTCAATCTTCCCGACACTACTGCCAAAGCTTTCACAGCGGATCCGTTCGACGCCACCCCCGGTGCGCGCCTGTACCGCACCGGCGACCGTGCTCGCATTCTGCCTTCCGGGCTGCTGGAAATCACCGGTCGTGTAGGTGCAATGATCAAGCTGCGTGGCTATTCGGTGGTTCCTGGGAAGGTCGAAAACGAGATCGTCAAACACTTGGCGGTCAGCCATTGTGCCGTGATCGCCCACGGCGAAGGATTGGATCGGAAGCTGGTGGCGTACATTGTCCGAGACCAGGACAGCACCGACGATCGTCCGGTTGTCCAGATCAACCTCTCCGGTCACAGCCCGGCGGCGCGGCAGACTTTGGCGCCCTACCTGGCTCATTACATGATCCCCGCCCTGTGGGTGGAAATGGATGAGCTGCCGACCCACGAGGTGTCTGGCAAGGTAGACCTGAAACGATTGCCTTCTCCGCCTGCTCCCACTCCGGTGAATGGCAATGGGACCAAGGAGAAGGATCCCATCGGTATTGACCACGTAGCCGCCATCTGGGCCACAACACTGCGAACCCCCAAGGCGTTGCTCAAGCCGACCGACAATTTCTTCGACCTAGGCGGCCACTCTCTTTCCCTGGCGGAATTGGCGTCAAAATTCTCGCGGGAGTTTGGTTTCCGCGTTCCCATCGCGCGTCTGGCCGAGAACTCGACCCTGACCGGTCACCTAGAGACCGTGCGTGCCATCCGAGACGGCCACACCGCTGCGGTGCAGGCTGATCTGCCGGCCGTGCTACGCGCAGACGCAACGTTGGATGAGGACATCCGACCTTCTGGTGATGTGAAGATCCGATCCGTGACGGATGCGCAAACGGTGCTGTTGACCGGCGTGACTGGATTCCTGGGcgctttcctccttcacgaCCTGCTGGAAACCACATCTGCGCACATCATCTGCTTGGTGCGTTTCAACGAACccgccgacgatgatcaGCCGGGCGGTGTGGCCCGTATCCGCCGTAATCTGCTGGATTTGGGTCTTTGGCGCGACTCCATCATGGAACGCGTGGAAATCCTTCCTGGTAACCTGTCCCGCTCGCGCTTTGGTCTGTCTCCCGAGGCCTTTGACGAGCTGGCCGCTCGGGTGGATGTCATCGTCCATGCCGCTGCTACCGTCAACCTGGTGTACCCTTATGCAGCCCTGCGTGGTCCCAATGTCGGAGGAACCCGAGAGATTCTGCGTCTGGCCAGCAAGGGCGGCGCAACAGTCCAGTATGTTTCCACCAATGGTGTTTTGCCCCCGTCTAGTGAAAAGGGATGGCCGGAGGACGCCATGCTGCCTGTGGAAGACGTCCCGAGCAAGCTGCTGGACGGATACGGACAGACCAAGTGGGTGGCCGAGCAGCTGGTCCTGGAGGCCGGTCGCCGCGGATTGCCCGTCAAGATTCACCGTGCGGGCACCATCAGCGGCCACAGCGTCACGGGAGCGGCCAATGCCTGGGATCTGTTGTCGGCACTGATAGTCGAATCTATCAAGCTGGGCTACGCGCCCGACGTCGACGGCTGGAGGGCGGAAATGACCCCGGTGGACTTTGTCAGCAAGGCGATTGTCCACCTGGCCACCCAGACGCAGGCCGGCCAGACGATTTTCCACCTGGGTGATCCGGATCCGGTAGACACGAGACGGGTGTTTGATGCCCTGTCGGAGCTGGGATACCCCACCAAGCGACTCGGATGGGACGAGTGGGTGGCGCTTTGGACGGAGAAACAAGGATCGGTCAAGGGAGGCGATGGCGCATTTACCGTTGATATTCTGCGAAGTGGTATGCCCACGGTGGAATTCCTGCGGGGAATCGTTGTGCTCGACAACGCGGCGACCAAGCCATTCCGCGCCGTGGTCGAACGGCCCAGGGTCGATCGCGCATTGTTAGAGACCTATACTCGTCATTGGTTTGCTCGTGGATGGCTTCCCAAGGCTCCTGCCCGGTTGGCCAAGCCTGTTGCCGCCATCCGGGGTCCTTTGAACGGCCGTGTGGCCGTCATCACCGGCGCGTCATCTGGTATTGGTGCCGCTGTGGCCACCGCCCTCGTTCGCGAAGGATGCCATGTTGCACTGGCGGCTCGCCGTATGGATGCGCTCGAGTCTCTTCAGCGGCGGCTCTCCGGCCAAGGCAGCAAGATTCTCATCCAGCGCACCGACGTCACGGACCGTGCACAGGTGGAGGCATTGATGCAGGCCGCCAGCGAACAGCTGGGTCCGGTCGATATCCTGGTCTCCTGCGCCGGTGTCATGTACTACACGATGATGGCCAACGTCAAGACCGATGAGTGGGAGCGCACGGTCGACGTCAACTGCAAGGGTCTCCTGCACTGCCTGTCCGCGACGGTGCCGGGCATGCTGGCCCGCGGCAGCGGCCACATCGTCGCCATCTCGTCCGACGCCGGACGCAAGGTTTTCCCCGGCCTGGGGGTATACTCGGCCAGCAAGTTCTTCGTGGAGGCGACGCTGCAGTCGCTGCGCTTGGAGACCGCCGGGATGGGGCTGCGTGTGACCGCCGTCCAGCCGGGGAACACTGCCACCGATTTGCTGGGGATGTCGACGGACGCGGAGGCGATCAAAAAGTACGGCGAGCCGTCGGGGGCGAAGATCTTGGACCCGGAGGATGTGGCCAATTCGATTGTATATGCGCTGCGCCAGCCGGCGCATGTGGCGGTGAATGAGGTCTTGATTGAACCAAGAGATGAGCCTATTTAG
- a CDS encoding VOC family protein has translation MPLSQITPCLWFDGQAEEAARFYVSIFPNSKITAIQRYTEAGKEYHGREAGSVMVVEFELNGQTFTGLNGGPQFKFTGAISFQVDCEDQDEVDHYWNHLKDGGDETKQQCGWVTDKFGLTWQIIPRRLKEMLSDSDLERKSRVTNEMIKMKKLDAGLLEKAYEGAL, from the coding sequence ATGCCTCTCTCACAAATAACCCCATGCCTCTGGTTCGACGGCCAAGCCGAAGAAGCCGCCAGATTCTACgtctccatcttccccaACTCCAAGATCACAGCAATCCAGCGCTACACCGAAGCTGGAAAAGAGTACCACGGGCGAGAGGCAGGCAGCGTTATGGTTGTTGAATTCGAATTGAACGGACAGACTTTTACAGGATTGAATGGCGGCCCCCAGTTCAAATTCACGGGGGCGATCTCCTTCCAAGTCGACTGTGAGGATCAGGACGAGGTCGACCACTACTGGAACCACTTGAAAGACGGGGGCGATGAAACGAAACAGCAATGCGGATGGGTGACCGATAAGTTTGGGCTTACGTGGCAGATTATCCCAAGACGGCTGAAGGAGATGTTGAGTGATTCGGATTTGGAGCGGAAATCGCGCGTGACGAACGAGATgatcaagatgaagaaaTTGGACGCCGGGCTTCTTGAGAAGGCTTATGAGGGGGCATTATAA